The Cyanobacterium sp. HL-69 genome segment TCAGAATAAAAATACTTCCTAAATGTCATGGATGCAATAACTTATACTCAAGCTCGAAAAAACTTTAGTCGTGTGATGAATCAGGTTTGTGAGGATCATGTGCCAATTATTATTACTCGTCAATCAGAAAAACCTGTAGTTATGATCTCCCTCGAGGATTATAGTGCCATGGAAGAGACATTATATTTATTACGCAGTCCAAAAAATGCACAACGACTCTACAAGGCATTAGGAGAATTGAAACAAGGAAAATATCAAAGTCATGAGTTAATTGAAGAGGAATAAGTTTAGTGAAAATTTCCTTTTTAGAAGATGCTTGGCATGATTATTTATATTGGCAGACTCAGGATAAAAAAACTCTAAAAAGAATTAATCAAATTATTAAAG includes the following:
- a CDS encoding toxin-antitotixin system Phd family antidote componet, translating into MDAITYTQARKNFSRVMNQVCEDHVPIIITRQSEKPVVMISLEDYSAMEETLYLLRSPKNAQRLYKALGELKQGKYQSHELIEEE